TGCACTGTAAGTTTAATATTATAATAAACAGTGTTATGCATGTAATATAATCAGGGCATAACACTGTCGTCCTATTCTTTGTTACGAGTGAGCAAAGATAATTAAAAACCAAATAAAATCAACGGTTATTGGCTCTTTGTTACTTTTTGCGGATAATCCGGATACAGCAGGTACTTTTTTCTCATTTGCTTGTACTTGTCCAGTTCCGGTTTCCAGCTGTCACGGATCTCTTCTTCCGATAATCCCCTGACAATTTGATAACGGAGTTCCTTGGTTCCGGCCAGCAGGTCGAACCATTGCGGGCGGGAGAAAAAGAAAGCTTGTTCGTTCCCGGCTTTATTGTAGAAGTCAAGGAAGAAATGCAGCGTTAATCCTCCCTCGAAAGGATATTCCCGAAGATCGATACCGTAACACTCCTTGTCTTTCTGTAATGGATTCGTGTCGAAACCGGGCAATGATACGGGCGTGAAAGTAAAGTCTCCATATTTTCGGTCCGGAAATCCGATCACCTGGAACGGGTAATAGGTGCCTCGGCCGATACTGATATTGGTCGCTTCAAAAAAGCATAAAGAAGGATATAGCCGGATCGACTGGTCGTTCGGCAGGTTGGGAGACGGCTTGACCGGTAACCAGTAAGGATCGCCATGCCGCCAGTTTTCCATCTTGACGATATGGAGCTTACAGCTGTCCGGATTGCTTTTGAGCCAGCCCTCGCTGTTGATCATCCAGGCAAGCTCTCCGACCGTCAAACCATGCAACAATGGAATCGGGTCGACACCGACAAACGATTCAAAGCCTTTCTGACGCACCGGACCGTCTACGAAGTCATTCGGATTCGGACGGTCGAGCACAAGAAATTCAATGCCGTTCTCAGCACACGCCTCCATGACATAATGCATTGTACTTATATATGTATAGAAACGTGCGCCTACATCCTGAATATCGAATACAACCACATCCAGTCCGCTTAACTGCTCGGCTGTCGGTTTTTTGTTTTTACCGTAGATGGAAACAATAGGAATACCGGTTTTAAAGTCACGACTGTCTTTTACCTCTTCACCTGCATCGGCGGTTCCCCGGAAACCATGTTCGGGGGCAAACACTTTTTTTACCCGGATACCCTGGTCTACCAGTGCGTCCAGCAAATGTTTCTGTTGTTTTTCCAGGATCGAGGTCTGGTTGACGACTAATCCGACCTGTTTGTCTTTCAGTAAGCGAGTGATCACATCCATACGTTCGGCCCCTAAAACCAAAGCACCCTGAGTTGTTGCCGCCTGCAGTTCTGCTGTGAGTAATATGCCGATAAACCAAAGTGTAAGCCTGAAAACTGTTTTCATAATCCGTATCCAACTGTTTATTGCCTGCAAAAGTAGCAAATGTTCGCCTTATTGAAGCTATGAAACGGTTAAATGTGTTTACATTTAACATGTTTGACTTGAACTATCAGGCTTCTTTTTGTGTTGGATTATTACAAACAAAAAGAATAATCATATGGCAACAAGACTTCCAAAAATCAAAGAAAAAGCGAAAACCGAGGCTTTAGTGTTAGATCATAAAGAAGATCGGTATCCGGTACAACAGGTGTCTACTGAAGGTAAAGTAACAAAGAAAAAGGTGAAAGATGCCGTTAAGGAGATTAATCCGGATTTGAACAGCCTCGGATGCAGAGGTTAGTATTTTATCGGCCGGATAATGGATAGCCAATATAAAATATCAGTATCTTCGCAGTCGGATCGGTTAAAAATAAAGCGTAGATAAAATGAATCCTATTGATATTATATCCAAATATTATCCGGCAGGATCGGATGCCTACCATATCCTGGTAACCCATAGCCGGAGCGTGACGGAGAAAGCATTGAGCCTGGCACGTATGCATCCGGAAATGAATCTGGACATTCCTTTCATTGAAGAAGCAGCCATGCTTCACGACATCGGTATCTTTCTTTGCAATGCACCGGAGATCGGTTGCCTGGGTGATGCCGAATATATTTGTCACGGCTATCTGGGTGCCGACCTGATGCGTAAAGAAGGTTTTCCCCGGCATGCACTGGTCTGTGAACGCCATACAGGGACCGGGATAACGGCGGAAATGATAGAAGAAAGACATCTTCCGCTTCCGTCGCGTGTAATGGTTCCGGTATCGTTGGAAGAGCAGCTCATCTGTTTTGCCGATAAGTTTTACAGTAAGACAAAACTGGATAAGGAAAAGCCGGTTGAGAAAGTAAAACAGAGCCTTTCCAGGTATGGAGAGGAGACCGTTATACGTTTTGATAACTGGTGTAAACTCTTTTTAGGGGAATAAAAGCTAAAGGGCTCATTAATTTATTATACATTTGCACGCTGTAACGATTCAGTTGACAGTTGACAGATGACGGATGACAGTGGCTTCATCTCCTATCTGTCAACTGTCAACTGTCAACTGTCAACTTAATTAATGAGACACAGAGGGCTATTTATCCTATTATATTTCCTCACCGGGGCTTTGATGATGTATTCGCAGGAGCTGGTTGCCCCGCGGGATACCGTATTGCCTGTCATAGGGGATACGATAGCGACAGCTGTCACCGATAGTACGGTCCTTGCTTCCGATTCTACTCAGTCTAAGCAGGTAGGACTGGATGCTCCGGTTATTTATCAGGCAAAAGACTCTATGGTGATGACAGCCGGTAACTGGGCATATCTGTATGGTGAAGGAGATGTCAAATACCAACAGATCGGGCTGCAGGCGGAGAATATCGAGATGAGCCTGGACAGCAGCCTGGTGTTTGCCAAATTCGGTCTTGACTCTATTGGTGAAGAGTTCGGTTATCCCTTGTTTAAAGACGGGGATCAAGAGTATGAATCTAAAACGATGCGATATAACTTCAATACCAAGAAGGGATATATCACGGATGTGATCACCCAGCAGGGGGAAGGTTTTGTTACTGCCGGACGCACGAAGAAGATGGACGACGATGTGCTGAATATGGTGGGCGGTAAGTATACTACCTGCGATGAACACGATCATCCTCACTTTTATATTCAGATGACAAAGGCGAAGGTCCGTCCCAAAAAGAATATTGTGACCGGACCGGTTTACATGGTAATAGAAGATGTTCCTTTGTATCCGATCGGCTTGCCTTTCTGTTTCTTCCCGTTTTCGAGTACCTATTCGTCGGGTG
This is a stretch of genomic DNA from Parabacteroides chongii. It encodes these proteins:
- a CDS encoding exo-beta-N-acetylmuramidase NamZ family protein, with amino-acid sequence MKTVFRLTLWFIGILLTAELQAATTQGALVLGAERMDVITRLLKDKQVGLVVNQTSILEKQQKHLLDALVDQGIRVKKVFAPEHGFRGTADAGEEVKDSRDFKTGIPIVSIYGKNKKPTAEQLSGLDVVVFDIQDVGARFYTYISTMHYVMEACAENGIEFLVLDRPNPNDFVDGPVRQKGFESFVGVDPIPLLHGLTVGELAWMINSEGWLKSNPDSCKLHIVKMENWRHGDPYWLPVKPSPNLPNDQSIRLYPSLCFFEATNISIGRGTYYPFQVIGFPDRKYGDFTFTPVSLPGFDTNPLQKDKECYGIDLREYPFEGGLTLHFFLDFYNKAGNEQAFFFSRPQWFDLLAGTKELRYQIVRGLSEEEIRDSWKPELDKYKQMRKKYLLYPDYPQKVTKSQ
- a CDS encoding HDIG domain-containing metalloprotein, whose translation is MNPIDIISKYYPAGSDAYHILVTHSRSVTEKALSLARMHPEMNLDIPFIEEAAMLHDIGIFLCNAPEIGCLGDAEYICHGYLGADLMRKEGFPRHALVCERHTGTGITAEMIEERHLPLPSRVMVPVSLEEQLICFADKFYSKTKLDKEKPVEKVKQSLSRYGEETVIRFDNWCKLFLGE